A part of Paenibacillus sp. IHBB 10380 genomic DNA contains:
- a CDS encoding histidine triad nucleotide-binding protein, whose protein sequence is MDCLFCKIVEGSIPSKKVFENENILVFHDIVPAAPVHVLIIPKKHIDSMNEVGKEDLSLIAEMHQVAQQVAKDLGVNESGYRLINNCGPDSGQAVQHLHYHLLGGAQIGALTGNSSSHQS, encoded by the coding sequence ATGGATTGTTTATTTTGCAAAATTGTCGAGGGTAGCATTCCTTCAAAGAAAGTATTTGAGAACGAGAATATATTGGTATTCCATGATATTGTGCCGGCAGCTCCTGTGCATGTGTTAATCATACCTAAGAAACATATCGATTCCATGAACGAAGTAGGTAAGGAAGATCTATCCTTAATTGCTGAAATGCATCAAGTGGCACAGCAAGTGGCTAAGGATCTTGGTGTCAATGAATCTGGTTATAGACTGATTAATAATTGTGGACCCGATAGTGGACAAGCAGTACAACATCTTCACTATCATTTACTCGGAGGAGCCCAAATAGGTGCACTTACTGGTAATTCCAGCTCTCATCAATCGTAA
- the rpsU gene encoding 30S ribosomal protein S21, with protein sequence MSETKVRKNETIDAALRRFKRSIAKDGVLAEVKKRKHYEKPSVKRKLKSEAARKRKF encoded by the coding sequence GTGTCTGAAACGAAAGTTCGTAAAAATGAGACAATCGATGCTGCACTTCGTCGCTTTAAACGTTCCATCGCTAAAGATGGCGTCTTGGCTGAGGTGAAAAAACGCAAGCATTATGAAAAGCCAAGCGTAAAGCGTAAGCTAAAGTCTGAGGCTGCTCGTAAGAGAAAGTTTTAG
- a CDS encoding GatB/YqeY domain-containing protein: MNLSERLNEDMKQAMKSKDKFTLSTIRMVRSTIKNLEIDLKRALDDNEVLDILGREIKQRKDALYEYEKAGRDELAANAKVEIDIISQYLPTQLSEEEIKVIVQQTIHETGASSKAEMGKLMSALMPKVKGLADGKLVNQVVQQFLQ, translated from the coding sequence ATGAATCTTAGCGAGCGATTGAACGAAGACATGAAGCAAGCAATGAAGAGTAAAGATAAATTCACACTCTCCACCATTCGAATGGTTCGTTCGACTATAAAGAATCTTGAAATAGATTTGAAAAGAGCTTTGGATGACAACGAAGTGCTTGATATCTTAGGTCGTGAAATCAAACAGCGCAAAGATGCCCTCTATGAGTATGAAAAAGCAGGACGCGATGAACTTGCCGCAAATGCGAAAGTAGAAATTGATATAATTAGCCAGTATCTCCCAACCCAGCTTTCTGAAGAAGAAATTAAAGTCATTGTACAGCAGACCATCCATGAAACCGGTGCTTCTTCGAAAGCCGAGATGGGGAAATTGATGAGTGCCCTAATGCCTAAGGTAAAGGGACTCGCTGACGGCAAACTTGTGAACCAAGTGGTTCAACAATTTCTGCAATAA
- a CDS encoding NfeD family protein — protein sequence MTLMKRIVSSLVLTLLLIGLILPVLGETVNATTVAPKEGVESGAVYIIPVDQAIERGLEKFMERGFKEAESMNASLIVLEINTPGGRVDTAEKISTMIRQSPIETVAYINGDAASAGSYIALNANKIVMAPGSMIGAAVLVDGVTGNPIEDPKTVAFWKSKMKGAAEINGRNAKIAEGMTDVNMVVEMPEIDYTKGKGDIISLTSDQARKVGYADGIANTVEEAITIMGYSTDDVFRIEHTGAEKAAEFLTNRVVMTLLLFMGIAGVIIELIVPGFGVPGILGIIGFGLYFFGNYVAGFAGSETWVLFIIGLVMMALELFIPSFGILGLLGSASLIVGVVRAAYSTSHVALSLGIASVSALIVIILVAVVFKKRGIWNRFILNDALTKEKGYIPSASKENLLGKNGVSVTPLRPAGTVLIDGERYDVVTDGEFIGNNMTIHVVKVEGSRIIVKPIVD from the coding sequence ATGACTTTAATGAAAAGAATCGTGTCATCCTTAGTTCTGACTTTACTCCTAATAGGTCTGATTCTCCCTGTGCTAGGCGAAACGGTTAATGCGACTACAGTAGCACCTAAAGAAGGTGTTGAAAGTGGGGCTGTATACATTATCCCGGTGGATCAAGCTATCGAAAGAGGACTTGAGAAATTCATGGAGCGGGGATTTAAGGAAGCCGAGAGTATGAATGCATCACTTATTGTACTTGAGATCAATACCCCGGGCGGGCGGGTCGACACAGCTGAGAAGATTAGTACGATGATTCGTCAGAGCCCAATCGAGACAGTGGCATACATAAATGGTGATGCTGCTTCTGCTGGAAGTTACATTGCCTTAAATGCGAACAAAATTGTTATGGCACCTGGGAGTATGATCGGGGCAGCCGTTCTGGTGGATGGGGTTACAGGTAATCCCATTGAAGATCCGAAGACAGTTGCATTTTGGAAGTCCAAAATGAAAGGTGCAGCTGAAATTAATGGACGGAATGCTAAAATAGCTGAAGGTATGACTGACGTCAATATGGTAGTCGAGATGCCTGAAATCGATTACACCAAGGGAAAAGGAGATATTATTTCCCTGACTAGTGATCAGGCTCGTAAAGTTGGCTATGCAGATGGGATAGCTAATACTGTTGAAGAAGCCATTACAATAATGGGCTATTCTACAGATGATGTGTTTCGTATTGAACATACGGGTGCTGAGAAAGCAGCAGAATTTCTGACCAACCGTGTTGTTATGACCTTACTTCTCTTTATGGGGATCGCAGGTGTGATTATTGAATTAATCGTTCCTGGATTTGGAGTTCCAGGTATTCTGGGTATTATTGGATTCGGCCTCTATTTCTTTGGTAACTATGTGGCAGGATTCGCTGGCTCTGAGACATGGGTGCTCTTTATCATTGGACTGGTTATGATGGCACTTGAATTGTTTATTCCAAGTTTCGGTATACTAGGTTTACTTGGGTCTGCAAGTCTTATTGTTGGCGTAGTTCGTGCAGCCTACAGTACTTCTCATGTTGCCTTATCCTTAGGAATTGCAAGTGTATCCGCTTTGATAGTGATCATTCTTGTAGCCGTTGTCTTTAAGAAACGTGGTATATGGAATCGATTCATACTGAATGACGCACTAACCAAAGAAAAGGGTTATATACCATCTGCAAGTAAGGAAAATTTATTGGGTAAGAATGGTGTTAGTGTTACACCGCTTCGCCCTGCAGGAACTGTGTTAATTGATGGAGAGCGTTATGATGTGGTTACCGATGGAGAGTTTATCGGAAATAACATGACTATTCATGTTGTGAAGGTTGAGGGTTCTCGTATTATTGTTAAACCGATTGTTGACTAG
- the floA gene encoding flotillin-like protein FloA (flotillin-like protein involved in membrane lipid rafts), which produces MDATLIPILLIAVVAIIILSVFFSFFPVMLWIAALSSGVRISIITLVAMRLRRVTPSRIVNPMIKATKAGLGLDINQLESHYLAGGNVDRVVNALIAAQRANIPLEFERAAAIDLAGRDVLQAVQMSVNPRVIETPIVAAVARNGIEVKVKARVTVRANIDRLVGGAGEETIIARVGEGIVTTVGSSDSHKDVLENPDMISRTVLSKGLDAGTAFEILSIDIADVDVGKNIGAYLQTEQAEADKRIAQAKAEERRAMAVAQEQEMKARVIEMRAKVVESESDVPLAMAEALRSGQLGVMDYMNLKNIEADTQMRGSIGKTGDGGDSSNNPKK; this is translated from the coding sequence ATGGATGCGACATTAATTCCTATTTTGTTGATTGCTGTAGTGGCGATCATTATTTTAAGCGTATTTTTCAGCTTTTTCCCAGTTATGCTGTGGATTGCGGCCCTGTCATCAGGTGTACGTATTAGCATTATTACATTGGTAGCGATGAGGCTGCGTCGTGTTACACCGAGCAGAATTGTTAACCCTATGATTAAGGCTACGAAAGCTGGTTTAGGACTTGATATTAATCAGTTGGAAAGTCACTATTTAGCAGGGGGTAATGTCGACCGCGTTGTCAATGCATTGATTGCGGCTCAACGTGCGAATATTCCATTGGAATTCGAACGTGCTGCTGCGATTGATCTAGCCGGTCGTGATGTGTTACAGGCTGTTCAAATGAGTGTAAATCCACGTGTCATTGAGACACCAATTGTTGCTGCGGTAGCGAGAAACGGGATTGAAGTCAAAGTTAAAGCCCGTGTTACCGTACGTGCGAACATCGATCGTTTGGTCGGTGGTGCGGGTGAAGAGACGATCATTGCTCGTGTCGGTGAAGGTATTGTAACAACGGTTGGTTCTAGTGATTCTCATAAAGATGTATTAGAGAACCCAGATATGATTTCTCGTACAGTTCTATCCAAAGGGTTGGATGCTGGGACAGCTTTTGAAATCTTATCCATTGATATCGCGGATGTGGATGTCGGTAAAAATATTGGTGCGTATCTTCAAACTGAACAAGCAGAAGCAGATAAGAGAATTGCTCAAGCGAAGGCTGAAGAGCGTCGTGCAATGGCTGTAGCGCAAGAGCAAGAAATGAAGGCGCGTGTCATTGAGATGAGAGCAAAAGTTGTGGAATCTGAATCAGACGTACCTCTTGCAATGGCAGAGGCGCTACGTTCAGGACAGCTTGGTGTCATGGATTACATGAACCTCAAAAATATCGAGGCAGATACTCAAATGAGAGGATCTATCGGCAAAACGGGAGACGGCGGAGATAGTTCTAACAATCCCAAAAAATAA
- the yqfC gene encoding sporulation protein YqfC: protein MTRISRKLRNWTYEMFDLPQDIIFDLPRLTMVGNKELLIENHRGVLHFSPEKLILSLTEGSLEVEGSELMIRSIMPQEVMVEGKIANVKYIGTEGNQ from the coding sequence ATGACCCGGATCAGCCGTAAGCTGCGAAATTGGACATATGAGATGTTTGATTTGCCGCAGGATATCATATTTGATTTGCCTAGGTTGACAATGGTCGGTAATAAAGAGCTGCTTATCGAGAATCATCGGGGTGTGCTTCATTTCTCACCAGAGAAGTTAATTCTTTCGCTTACCGAAGGCTCATTAGAGGTGGAGGGTTCGGAACTGATGATTCGGTCTATTATGCCACAGGAAGTGATGGTAGAAGGTAAGATTGCTAATGTTAAGTACATAGGAACGGAGGGGAATCAATGA
- the yqfD gene encoding sporulation protein YqfD produces the protein MKIPTLTHLRGYVVILITKGNIESFINALTQSGIHVWDVSPSRSNTAEMKVLLKDFHDLRPLLKRTGCRVHVKNRIGIPFQLVRLKQRKFFAVGIITFFMLLFLLSSLIWDVKVVGNVTIATEDILEAAQKEGIRPFQWTYRLKHLDKLSKELNMKLPGTSWVGVDKKGTSITIHIVEASEPEPKPLVSPRHLVSKSDAVITNIYAEQGRPLVAKNIRVKKGQILISGLLGDEANSQAVVAKGDVKGLVWHEYNIQVPIVQKHKVYTGDTRNRKYLVLGNRGIQFWGYGKVPYEKYDIVEEQDPLTWRSLKLPVGWMTEKVMETEITSETITGEEAKKQGLEGAIRDIFAKYGNDSKVISQKILHEKKENGKVYMKVLFEVEETITEEQTIVYNQGE, from the coding sequence ATGAAAATCCCAACGCTAACTCATTTACGTGGATATGTTGTTATATTAATTACTAAAGGGAATATAGAATCATTTATTAATGCCTTGACACAATCGGGTATTCACGTTTGGGATGTAAGCCCGTCTAGATCGAATACAGCGGAAATGAAGGTACTGTTGAAAGATTTTCATGATCTCCGCCCTTTGTTGAAACGGACAGGCTGCCGTGTACATGTGAAGAACCGGATAGGTATTCCCTTTCAACTGGTAAGGCTTAAACAGCGTAAGTTTTTTGCTGTAGGGATAATTACATTCTTTATGTTACTCTTTCTCCTCTCCTCTCTGATCTGGGATGTGAAGGTTGTGGGCAACGTTACGATAGCAACAGAAGATATATTAGAAGCTGCTCAGAAAGAAGGGATACGTCCATTCCAGTGGACTTACCGGTTAAAGCATCTGGACAAGCTATCTAAGGAGCTGAATATGAAGCTCCCTGGCACTTCTTGGGTCGGTGTAGATAAAAAAGGGACGAGTATCACGATTCACATTGTAGAGGCTTCAGAACCCGAGCCTAAGCCGTTAGTGAGCCCAAGGCATCTAGTAAGTAAAAGCGATGCGGTGATTACAAATATATATGCGGAGCAGGGACGTCCGCTTGTAGCTAAGAATATTAGAGTTAAGAAAGGTCAGATACTGATTTCCGGTCTTCTTGGTGATGAAGCGAACTCACAGGCGGTTGTAGCTAAAGGTGATGTGAAGGGTTTAGTGTGGCATGAATACAATATCCAAGTGCCTATAGTGCAGAAGCATAAGGTATACACAGGGGATACTAGAAATAGGAAGTACCTTGTATTAGGTAATCGGGGTATTCAATTTTGGGGATACGGTAAAGTTCCCTATGAGAAGTATGATATAGTAGAGGAACAAGACCCATTAACTTGGCGTTCTTTGAAGCTTCCTGTAGGTTGGATGACAGAGAAAGTAATGGAAACAGAAATCACAAGTGAGACAATTACGGGCGAAGAAGCCAAAAAGCAAGGACTTGAAGGTGCTATCCGTGATATTTTCGCGAAATATGGCAATGATTCTAAGGTAATTAGTCAAAAAATTTTGCATGAGAAGAAAGAGAATGGTAAAGTTTATATGAAAGTGCTTTTTGAAGTAGAAGAGACGATAACGGAAGAACAAACTATAGTATATAACCAAGGAGAATGA
- a CDS encoding PhoH family protein, with translation MSEYTHSTQISLQNAGEGLAIFGPQDTFLKMIEAQIPAQIDSREAEITIRGQDREVQMLQQLFEVMLQLVRNGYVLTERDVLYAIDLAKDFRADQLLDLFKGEITTTYRGKPIRVKTIGQKHYVTTIKKRDIVFAIGPAGTGKTYLAVVLAVAALKEGSVKKIVLTRPAVEAGENLGFLPGDLQEKVDPYLRPLYDALFDVMGPDQTAKSLERGLIEIAPLAYMRGRTLEDAFIILDEAQNTTPEQMKMFLTRLGFGSKMVITGDVTQIDLPRGKKSGLVEANSILSVIDEIGFVYFSEQDVVRHSLVQKIIVAYDQAAENQG, from the coding sequence TTGTCAGAGTATACGCACAGCACACAAATATCACTTCAGAACGCGGGGGAAGGCTTAGCTATATTCGGACCCCAGGATACTTTTCTAAAAATGATTGAGGCCCAAATACCCGCACAGATTGATTCTCGTGAGGCTGAAATCACCATTCGTGGTCAAGACCGCGAAGTACAAATGCTACAGCAATTGTTCGAGGTGATGCTTCAGCTTGTCCGCAATGGATACGTTTTAACGGAGCGTGACGTGCTGTATGCGATTGACTTGGCTAAGGATTTCAGGGCGGATCAATTACTAGATCTGTTCAAGGGTGAAATAACGACGACTTATCGCGGGAAACCGATTCGAGTTAAAACGATCGGTCAGAAGCATTATGTAACGACGATCAAGAAGCGTGATATCGTATTTGCTATCGGACCTGCGGGAACGGGGAAAACATATTTGGCTGTTGTACTAGCAGTGGCTGCACTGAAGGAAGGCTCTGTTAAAAAGATCGTTCTGACTCGCCCAGCTGTGGAAGCTGGAGAGAATTTAGGATTTCTTCCGGGTGACTTGCAGGAAAAGGTGGACCCTTATCTACGGCCATTGTATGATGCCTTATTTGATGTCATGGGTCCAGACCAGACGGCTAAATCTCTGGAGAGAGGACTTATTGAAATTGCACCCCTTGCTTATATGCGGGGACGGACGCTTGAAGATGCATTTATTATTTTGGATGAAGCACAGAATACAACGCCTGAACAGATGAAGATGTTCCTGACACGGCTAGGATTTGGCTCCAAGATGGTCATAACAGGTGATGTGACTCAGATTGATTTACCAAGAGGTAAAAAGTCTGGGCTTGTGGAAGCAAACTCGATATTAAGTGTCATTGATGAGATTGGTTTCGTATACTTCTCGGAACAAGACGTGGTCCGACATTCGTTGGTACAGAAGATTATAGTCGCTTACGACCAAGCTGCAGAAAACCAAGGATAG
- a CDS encoding HD family phosphohydrolase, with amino-acid sequence MASKQLFTEKSLSTKNKGLKYSVTARYTLFLFLVVLFYISLAPQLLPERYDIQVGTRSEKEITSPMQLPNNKATLKAQEEAADKVQPMYSIIPLRNDSLAVQILDRIDRLNQDDQVSSQDKVSIYRQEIPQRAQDFVQNFVNSNKSSDTYSTKLIDEMLQVINQQTYRIPEETFIKIPRLSSEDIQEMKPVAREIVSKLNNDQVIDAQTARAKVAELVSTSALSQRTSREVVQEIARLAITANKFYDDEKTKEAKVQARENTATVFVKQGDILVNKGQMITEEIYTLLAENELLKNQVNYWPQLGLLMLSALLSFGLYMFIRHFSTHTFKYNNAQLLMLVVIFTITIVSMNVIGIIQNNVSFDIGFLAPVAVGAMLVTLLLDMTLAFFCTMVFSVLSSIILNVNQGQMFDFNVGFFTMTVSYVAIFAIHRASQRSSLLKGGIMVSLFGSLVVFILTLIDAGEWNQIQMLYTIGFAFASGLLTAILVIGLMPFFEVTFGILSALKLVELSNPNHPLLRKLLTETPGTYHHSVMVGNLSEAAAEAIGGDGLLCRVGSYYHDIGKTKRPSYFIENQNNMENPHDSIDPKLSKSIIIAHARDGVEMLKDYKLPKPIRDIAEQHHGTTFLHFFYQKALKKAEEQGKEPDFTELDFRYPGPKAQSKESAVVGIADSVEAAVRSLRNPTVEQVETMIEKIIKSRLDDHQFNECDLTLKELDIIGKTLKESVMGIFHSRIEYPEEIKKTS; translated from the coding sequence ATGGCTTCGAAGCAACTATTTACTGAAAAATCATTGTCAACTAAAAACAAAGGACTTAAGTATAGCGTGACGGCACGCTATACTCTGTTTTTATTTCTAGTGGTGTTATTCTATATTAGTCTCGCACCTCAACTATTGCCTGAACGATATGATATTCAGGTCGGGACACGTAGTGAGAAAGAAATTACGTCTCCCATGCAACTTCCGAATAATAAAGCGACATTGAAAGCGCAGGAAGAGGCAGCTGATAAGGTACAGCCCATGTATAGCATCATTCCATTACGTAACGACAGCTTAGCTGTGCAAATTCTTGATCGAATTGATCGCTTAAATCAGGATGACCAGGTATCTAGTCAAGATAAAGTCTCTATTTATCGACAAGAAATTCCTCAGCGGGCACAGGATTTCGTTCAGAATTTCGTGAACTCCAATAAGAGCTCGGATACATACTCGACCAAGCTAATCGATGAAATGCTTCAAGTCATTAACCAGCAAACCTATCGCATCCCAGAAGAGACATTTATTAAGATTCCAAGACTCAGCAGCGAGGATATTCAGGAGATGAAGCCTGTTGCGCGAGAAATCGTCTCTAAACTAAACAATGATCAGGTAATCGATGCTCAGACTGCAAGAGCTAAAGTAGCGGAACTGGTGAGTACAAGTGCTCTTAGTCAACGAACATCCAGAGAAGTAGTGCAGGAAATTGCACGACTAGCGATTACAGCAAATAAATTTTATGACGATGAGAAGACGAAGGAAGCCAAAGTACAGGCACGTGAGAATACAGCGACTGTATTTGTTAAGCAAGGAGATATTCTAGTCAATAAGGGACAGATGATAACGGAGGAGATCTATACGCTCTTAGCTGAGAATGAGCTTCTCAAGAATCAAGTTAATTATTGGCCTCAGCTTGGGTTGCTTATGCTTTCCGCTTTGCTTTCTTTTGGATTATATATGTTTATTCGGCATTTTAGTACCCATACATTTAAATATAATAATGCCCAATTACTAATGCTTGTTGTTATCTTCACGATCACGATTGTATCCATGAATGTCATAGGTATTATTCAAAACAATGTGAGTTTTGATATCGGGTTTCTAGCCCCTGTAGCTGTAGGTGCCATGTTAGTCACATTACTGCTGGATATGACACTTGCTTTCTTTTGTACGATGGTTTTTAGTGTTCTCTCAAGTATCATCTTGAATGTGAACCAGGGTCAAATGTTTGATTTTAATGTTGGATTTTTTACTATGACCGTTTCCTATGTTGCAATATTTGCCATTCATCGAGCGAGCCAACGTTCTTCTTTGCTTAAGGGTGGGATTATGGTAAGTCTCTTCGGATCATTAGTTGTCTTCATTCTGACACTTATTGATGCTGGGGAATGGAATCAGATTCAAATGTTGTATACGATTGGATTTGCGTTTGCGAGTGGCTTATTGACAGCCATCCTTGTTATCGGACTCATGCCGTTTTTTGAAGTCACATTCGGTATTTTGTCTGCCTTGAAGCTTGTGGAATTATCCAACCCTAATCATCCTTTGTTGCGGAAGTTACTTACAGAGACGCCAGGGACTTACCATCATAGCGTTATGGTCGGTAATCTGTCAGAAGCTGCTGCGGAAGCAATCGGTGGGGATGGACTGTTGTGCAGAGTAGGTTCCTATTATCATGATATTGGGAAGACTAAACGCCCAAGTTATTTCATTGAGAATCAGAACAACATGGAGAATCCGCATGATTCAATTGATCCTAAATTGAGTAAGTCGATTATCATTGCTCATGCTAGAGATGGTGTGGAAATGTTGAAGGACTATAAGCTTCCTAAGCCCATCAGGGATATCGCGGAGCAGCACCACGGGACGACATTCTTGCATTTCTTTTATCAAAAGGCACTTAAAAAAGCAGAAGAACAGGGCAAAGAACCGGATTTCACGGAGCTTGATTTCCGTTATCCAGGTCCCAAAGCCCAGTCTAAGGAATCTGCTGTGGTAGGGATTGCGGATAGTGTAGAGGCAGCGGTACGTTCGCTACGAAATCCAACGGTGGAGCAGGTCGAGACGATGATTGAGAAAATTATAAAAAGTCGGCTGGATGATCATCAATTCAACGAATGTGATCTGACCTTGAAGGAATTAGACATCATAGGTAAAACGCTCAAAGAAAGCGTGATGGGCATATTCCATTCGCGAATTGAATATCCAGAAGAAATAAAGAAAACATCTTAG
- the ybeY gene encoding rRNA maturation RNase YbeY, whose translation MSLQLAWNNEQNELEISDSLISMLDAALQKAGESEGILGGEVELTFVNDDQIHEMNRDYRGIDRPTDVLSFAMNESLDDELEIVYELEEGEELDSVPDVLGDIIISVTRAKLQSEEYGHSLEREIGFLFVHGFLHLLGYDHQDKASEDEMMGKQEAVLSQVGLSR comes from the coding sequence ATGAGTCTACAACTTGCTTGGAATAACGAGCAGAATGAGCTGGAAATTAGTGATTCTCTCATATCTATGCTCGATGCGGCCTTGCAAAAAGCAGGGGAGTCTGAAGGTATATTAGGTGGTGAAGTGGAATTAACATTTGTAAATGATGATCAAATTCATGAAATGAACCGTGACTATCGTGGCATCGACCGACCTACAGATGTGCTCTCATTTGCAATGAATGAGTCTTTGGATGATGAATTGGAGATCGTCTACGAATTGGAAGAAGGGGAGGAACTGGATTCCGTTCCAGATGTGCTCGGAGATATTATTATCTCTGTGACACGGGCTAAATTACAAAGCGAAGAATATGGACATTCGTTAGAACGAGAAATAGGTTTTCTATTTGTTCATGGCTTCTTGCACCTTCTTGGGTACGATCATCAGGATAAAGCTTCTGAGGATGAAATGATGGGCAAGCAAGAGGCGGTTCTATCTCAAGTTGGATTAAGTAGGTAA
- a CDS encoding diacylglycerol kinase — MAMKSFLSSFKFATEGIFYAVKTQVNMKVHVIVAVVVIVAAAYFHVSSVHWLFLLLAITLVMMAELFNTAIEAVVDRTSLEIHPLAKAAKDTAAGAVLLTAAFAVVVGIVVFYRPIINLFTG; from the coding sequence ATGGCGATGAAATCCTTCCTATCTTCATTTAAATTTGCAACGGAAGGGATTTTTTATGCTGTTAAAACGCAAGTAAACATGAAGGTACATGTTATAGTTGCAGTGGTTGTCATTGTCGCTGCTGCCTACTTTCATGTATCCTCTGTTCACTGGTTATTTCTACTTCTTGCGATTACACTTGTGATGATGGCTGAACTATTTAATACGGCAATAGAAGCCGTTGTGGATAGGACCTCACTTGAGATTCATCCTTTGGCTAAGGCTGCCAAAGATACTGCCGCAGGAGCTGTGCTTCTTACTGCGGCTTTTGCCGTGGTTGTTGGAATTGTTGTGTTCTATAGACCCATTATAAATTTATTTACGGGATAG
- the cdd gene encoding cytidine deaminase, whose protein sequence is MDSTTLLQEAMKARTKAYVPYSHFAVGAALVDADGQIHYGCNVENAAYGPSNCAERTAFFRAIADGHQAGSFKALAVVGDTDGPIAPCGVCRQVMIELCDPDMPVIMGNMKGDIRETTVRDLLPDAFGPSNLERTKG, encoded by the coding sequence ATGGATTCTACAACTTTACTTCAAGAAGCAATGAAAGCACGAACAAAGGCATATGTTCCCTACTCTCATTTCGCTGTCGGGGCAGCGCTAGTTGATGCTGATGGACAGATACACTATGGTTGTAATGTAGAGAATGCAGCGTATGGCCCTTCAAACTGCGCTGAGAGAACAGCATTCTTCCGTGCCATCGCTGACGGACATCAAGCGGGTAGTTTTAAGGCTCTGGCTGTTGTAGGGGATACAGATGGTCCTATCGCTCCATGCGGTGTTTGTCGTCAGGTCATGATTGAGTTATGTGACCCCGACATGCCAGTTATTATGGGTAATATGAAAGGTGACATCCGTGAAACAACGGTAAGAGATTTACTTCCAGATGCATTTGGACCCTCTAATCTGGAAAGAACTAAAGGCTAA
- the era gene encoding GTPase Era yields the protein MAKVKFKSGFVGIVGRPNVGKSTLMNQVIGQKIAIMSDKPQTTRNKIHGVYTTETSQIVFLDTPGIHKRQSKLGDYMNQTALNTLGEVEVVLFLVDASEGMGGGDRYIVEQMKNVRTPIILVLNKIDRIDPPALLPLIEGYRKLYDFAEIIPVSAKNGNNVSTLLGQLDNYLPEGPQYYPADQITDHPEQFVCAELIREKILRLTREEIPHSIAVTIEAMSVEDNGVVNISAVIFVERDSQKGIVIGKQGALLKEIGQLARHDIQNLLGSKIFLELWVKVKKDWRNQDRVLRDLGFHREV from the coding sequence ATGGCAAAGGTTAAATTTAAATCAGGTTTTGTCGGTATTGTCGGCAGACCCAATGTAGGTAAATCAACACTTATGAACCAAGTGATTGGACAGAAAATAGCGATCATGTCAGATAAACCACAGACGACACGAAACAAGATTCACGGCGTATATACGACAGAAACTTCTCAAATCGTATTTCTGGATACACCCGGGATTCACAAACGTCAATCTAAGCTTGGCGATTACATGAATCAGACGGCGCTTAACACCCTGGGTGAGGTTGAAGTTGTGTTATTTCTTGTAGATGCTTCTGAGGGAATGGGTGGGGGAGACCGGTACATTGTAGAACAAATGAAGAATGTTAGAACGCCAATTATTCTAGTATTGAACAAGATTGATCGGATTGACCCACCTGCTTTATTACCGCTTATTGAAGGATATCGTAAGTTGTACGACTTCGCGGAAATTATTCCGGTTTCAGCTAAAAACGGAAACAATGTGAGTACTTTATTAGGGCAACTTGATAACTATTTACCGGAAGGTCCACAGTATTATCCAGCTGATCAAATTACGGATCACCCAGAGCAATTTGTCTGTGCTGAGCTCATTCGGGAAAAGATACTCCGCTTAACGCGTGAGGAGATTCCCCACTCTATCGCTGTTACTATTGAGGCTATGAGTGTTGAGGATAATGGTGTCGTGAACATCTCGGCCGTTATTTTCGTTGAACGTGATTCGCAAAAAGGGATTGTCATCGGTAAACAAGGTGCTCTGCTTAAGGAAATTGGTCAATTGGCACGTCATGATATCCAAAACTTGCTTGGATCCAAAATCTTTCTTGAATTATGGGTTAAAGTTAAAAAAGATTGGCGCAACCAAGATCGGGTTCTCCGTGATTTAGGCTTCCACCGCGAAGTATAA
- a CDS encoding YqzL family protein, with protein MRDFSWKYFAMTGDVDAYLLFKEAGSTISDEIADSTVVEEMVNYEENE; from the coding sequence ATGCGAGATTTCTCGTGGAAGTATTTTGCAATGACTGGAGATGTCGATGCTTACTTGCTTTTCAAAGAAGCAGGCAGCACGATAAGTGATGAGATTGCTGACAGCACTGTAGTGGAAGAGATGGTAAATTATGAAGAGAATGAATGA